The following DNA comes from Gordonia zhaorongruii.
AACGCCTTCAGGTCACGGATGATCGAGTCGTGCGCCTTGCCGAGCACGTCAGTGCCCACCTCGCCCAGCTCGTCGAGTTTGGTCAGCAGATCCACGAACTGGGGCCGCTGCTCCTCGAGTACCTGCACACCTGCGGGCAACTCGTCGAGGATGCGCTCGATCTGGTCAGTCTGATCATTGGCACGTGCGGAGAGGCGGTCGACGCCGTCGATCGCCTCGATGATGTCGTCACGCTGCTCATTGAGCCCGGAGATGAGCGTCTCGGTCTGCCGCAGCAGCGAGGAGAAACGGCCCGGGTCGGAGCCGACCGCCTCGTTGACCGAGGTGATGATCGGCTCGAGCTGGTTGATGCCACCACCGTTGAGCAGCATCGACAACGCGCCGAGCAACTGCTCGATGTCGGTCGTCGTACGAGTGCGCTCTGTCTGGATGACCTGCGATTCCGGCTGTCGGGGCAGCGATTGCGCGTCGTCCTCCGTTTCGCTCAGCGCGACGAACTTCTCACCGAGGAGGTTGGTCTGCTGAACACTGGCACGCGCCTTGGTGGACAGGTTCACATCGTGCTTCACCTTGACCGTCACCACGGCGTTCCACGAATCCTCCGGGACCGAGATGTCGGTGATCTGCCCGATCGGCACACCGTCCATCTTCACCATCGACTGCGGAACCAGGTCGAGCACGTTCGCGAACGCGATCTTGTACTCGCGTGGGTTATCACCGATGTCCACGCCACCCGGCAGCGGAACCGACTGGAATCCGCCGCACGCCGAGGAGACTCCGACCACCACGGTCATCACCGCGCCGACCGCGGATGCGCGTGCGCGTCTGCTCAACGACACCTTCATCACTTGCCTCCGGGGAGTCGCGGGTCCGGGTTGCCGCTGTTGGTGCCCGGTGCCGGCTTCTGCTGCTGCTTCTTCGCATCGAGGATGCCGAACGGGAGGATCGGCAGCATCGGCTCGAGGACGCCGTCGGTGATCTGCTCTCCGATGTCCTTGCAACCATCGATCAGCGGAGCCATCTTCTTACTGAAGTCGATCGCCATCGGATTGCCGGGCATCAGGTTCTTCAGGTCGAGGAGCCGGCACTGCGCCCCGAGCGGGTCCTGCAGGTCACGCAGATTCAGACGCATGGCCAACGTGCCCGACTCCGCGTCGTATGCATTGATCAGGTTCGAGATCGTCACCGGCAGAACCGTGAGGATCTCCAGCAGGTGATCCTTGTTATCCAACAGCGCCTGGCCCGTCGGATGCAGATCGCGAATCGCGTCGCCGACACGGTCGTTGTTGTCGGAGATGAACGTGGCGACGTCACCGAGCGCGTACGAGAGCGAGTCGAGAGCCTTGGTGAGCTGACCGCGTTCGCCCGCCAGGAACTTGTTGAACGACGCCATCTGAGTGTTGAACTGCCGCACCTGACTGTCGTTCTCACGCAACGCACCGACGAACACGTTCAGGTCCTTGATCGTGCTCGCCAGATCTCCTCGCGAAGTCGACAAGGTGTTCGCGGCCTTCGACAGGTTGCTGATCGCATCGCCCAGCTTCGCGCCGTTGCCGTCGAGATTGTCAGCTGCCGTCTCCACGAGATCGGTGACCGCACCGTGCTTGTTGGCACCTTCGGGTCCGAGTGACTTCGAGAGCTTCTGCAGGTTCGCGTAGATCGCATCGATCTCGACGGGTACGCCGGTGTGGTCGAGGTCGAGTCGAATGTCGCTACCGGCCTTCTCTCCGGTGCTGTACGGCGGAGTCAGCTGGATGTACCGGTCAGCCACGATCGACGGGATGATCTGGACGGCCTCCACGTTGGCCGGAAGATCGATGCCGCGGTCGATCCGCATGTCGATCTCGACGACGTCGCCGCGCGGCGTCACCTTCGTCACCTTGCCGGCGTCCACGCCGAGAATCCTGACGTTGCTGCCGTCGTAGATGCCGATACCGCTGCTGAACGTCGCGCGGACGGTCGTCGTACCGATTCGCGACCACGCCCACCATCCCGCTCCGCCCAGGATCAGGAGGAGCACCAGGGCCATAGCCCCGTAGACGATGGCGCGTTTGGAGAACAGACCGCGTTTCTGGTCAGCCGTTGTCATCAGCCGGCCTCCGTTCCGCCGTTGTTCTGGAGCTTCGTCTTATTGGGTGGCCGCGTCGTGTTCTGCTGCGGCAGCGCCGGCGGAATCAGGTTCGTGACCGCGGACTCGAACCAGCGACCGTTGCCGAGCACGTTCGCGTACAGGCGGTAGAACGGCGCCATGTAGGTGATCGTGTCCCGGAGATTCCCGTTCTGCCTGGTCAACAGGTCGGTCACGCCCTTGAGTGAGTCGAGGGCGGGTGCGAGTTGCTCCTCGTTGTCCCGCACGATGCCGGTGAGCGCGTGGCTCAACGTCGTCGTGCTCGCGAGGAGCGCCGAGATGTCCTCCTGCCGTTTGTTGAGCTCCTTGAGGAGAGTGCCCGCACCGGCGATCAGCCGCGTGAACTCCTCGTTACGGTCAGCCAGGATCTTCGACGAGTCCTTCGTCGCCCGCAGCAGTCGCTGCACTTCCTGGTCGCGGCTCGAGATCGTCTTGGACAGACGTGAGATTCCGTCCAAGGACGGACCGATGTCGCCTGCCGTTCCCGAGAAGGCGTTCGACAATGTCCGCAGCGACTTCGCCACCTGATCGGTGTCGATGCTCTCCAGCTGGTCGGACGCATCGCTGAACGCCACGATCACGTCGTACGGCGCCACCGTGTCGGTGAACGGCACGTCCGGATCGGCGAGTTCGCCGCCCTTCGGATTCAGCGCGAGGTACTTCTGTCCGAGGACCGTCTTGATCTGGATGGACGCTTGAGTCTGGTCCCCGATCCAGGTGTCGTTCGCGCGGAACTTGACGTCGACCTTGTCACCGGCGAGTTCGACTCCGGTCACGTCGCCGACCTTGACGCCGGCCACGCGAACCTCGTTGCCGGTCTTCAGGCCCGCGGCCTCCGAGAACTTGGCGGTGTACTGTGCTCCGGCGCCGATCAGCGGCAGATCCTTCAAGTAGAAGGACGAGACGGACACCATGAGCAGGATCAGCACGCCGAGCGCACCGATGCCCATCGGGTTACGTCGACCCGCGAATCGGCGGCTCTTCTTCGGCTTCGGGGCGGTCCCGCCCTCGGAGCCCTCCGGAGTGTTCGGCTGTTCAGTCATCTCCTCACGCCCCCGGCCTCTGGTTGTCCCGCCAGCACCGGGTTGCGGCACTGGTGTAAAGCACATGGTTGATATCGGGCAGTCCGACCGCAGGCTTCGTCAGCAGCGTGGACTTGCCGTTGCCTGCGACGACGTCGATGCCGCACGCATAGAACTGGAACCACGAGCCGAAGGTGGCTGCGCGGCCGATCTTCTGCAGTTTGACCGGCAAGTTGGTGAGCGCCTTCTCGATGTCGTCGGTGCGAGTGTTCAACTGATCCGACAACGACTTGACGCCCGCGATGTCGCCCTGGATGGACGGCCTCGACTTACTCAGGAGCGAGCCGGTGACCGTCGTCAGGTTGGATACCGACGTGATGGCCGATCCCACCGAATTGCGCTGGGAGGCAAGCCCGGACACCAATTTCTCGGTGTTGATCAGGAGGCTCGAGAACTGCTCGTCGTTGCGATTCACCGTGTCGAGAACCTTCGTCAGGTTGGTGATCATGTCGCCGATCACCTTGTCCTTGTCGGCGAGGGCGTTCGTCAACTCCGACGTCTGGGAGATCAGCTGACTGATCGTGGTGTCCATGTCGCCCTGGAAGACCTTGATCACCGTCTCGGCCAGTTTGTTGACGTCTTCCGGCGCGATCTGCTTGAACAGCGGACGGAAACCGTTGAACAGTTCGGTCAGGTTCACCGCCGGGTGCGTGTTCTCGACCTTGGGATCAGCACCGAAGACGAAGCCCGGCTTCACCTTCTGCGCGGCGTTCCCCGGGCCCTTCTCGAGACCGACGTACCGCAGACCGGTGAGGTTCCGGTATCTGATGTGGATCTGGGTGCTGGCCGGAAGAGCATCGCGATCGACGTTGAAGGTGACCATTGCCTTATTGCGGTCCGTGATCTCTACGCTCTCGACCTTTCCTACCCGAACACCGGCGATACGGACATCGTCACCGGGGTTCAGCATGGCTGCATCGGTGAAGATCGCCTTGAACCCGGAACGTCCGCCACCGCCGGCGTTGGCGATGGTCAGACCGAGCATCGCCGTCGCGATCACCGTGACGACGGCGAACACGATCAACTTGACCGTCGGCGCTACAAGTGACTTCATCGAACGTTCACCTGTGCTCCCTGCATCGCACCTCCACCGATGTAGGTAACCCACCTCGGAACCTGACTCGGATCGACGCCGCTCGACGCGCCGTAGACCATCTGCATCTGCTTCATGTAGTCGGGGTCGTCATATATCGAACCGGCCGGCCTTCCGCTGAACTGCGGCTGGGGCAGTTCGCGCACGTGGGCGGGTCCCGGGTTACGCGACGGCGGCTGGTACGAACCGTCGGGCACACTACCTCCCGGGTACTGACCGAACGGACGGCCGTCCTTCGCAGGCTCGAAGCAACGAGCCGGCGGATCCTCCCAGAACAAGCGGGGCTCGTCCTGGTTCGGCAGGTACCGGCCGCGCGGGTTGACGAACTGCAGGTTGACGCGGACTCCGGGATTCTCCGTCCCCTTGCCGACGATCTTCTCGGACTTCGGAATGATGTCCGCGAAGTTCTTGAACGTGCATCCGAACGACGGGGACTGCTTCGCCAGAGCGGTCAGGAACGGCTCCGAATCGATCGTGAGGTCCAGCAGGTCGCGACGGTTCTTCCGCAGGAACTTCGTGGTGTCCACCGATGCCGTGGACAGCGTCTGGATCAGCGAGGAGAAGTCGCCCTCACGCTCGGCGATGGTGTTCGTCGTCGTCCGCAGCGAATCGAGCGAGTCGATCACGTCGGGCAGCGCTTCGGAGTAAGTCGT
Coding sequences within:
- a CDS encoding MCE family protein; this encodes MKVSLSRRARASAVGAVMTVVVGVSSACGGFQSVPLPGGVDIGDNPREYKIAFANVLDLVPQSMVKMDGVPIGQITDISVPEDSWNAVVTVKVKHDVNLSTKARASVQQTNLLGEKFVALSETEDDAQSLPRQPESQVIQTERTRTTTDIEQLLGALSMLLNGGGINQLEPIITSVNEAVGSDPGRFSSLLRQTETLISGLNEQRDDIIEAIDGVDRLSARANDQTDQIERILDELPAGVQVLEEQRPQFVDLLTKLDELGEVGTDVLGKAHDSIIRDLKALRPILTELSKGAQDLVTAAPLMLTTPFPDDLLPAVQGDSTNLFITLDLRLQNQLEALGVGQGKPKYRAPTVHAPKVDQGNPYVDGNGPRWGWPTISLLPPDLNSKRGPNTPPSGGTYPVSAKEKRAAAAKAKKRSAKNKSSNKRNQYAPLPSERDGSDFMAGSISLMKGDDA
- a CDS encoding MCE family protein: MTTADQKRGLFSKRAIVYGAMALVLLLILGGAGWWAWSRIGTTTVRATFSSGIGIYDGSNVRILGVDAGKVTKVTPRGDVVEIDMRIDRGIDLPANVEAVQIIPSIVADRYIQLTPPYSTGEKAGSDIRLDLDHTGVPVEIDAIYANLQKLSKSLGPEGANKHGAVTDLVETAADNLDGNGAKLGDAISNLSKAANTLSTSRGDLASTIKDLNVFVGALRENDSQVRQFNTQMASFNKFLAGERGQLTKALDSLSYALGDVATFISDNNDRVGDAIRDLHPTGQALLDNKDHLLEILTVLPVTISNLINAYDAESGTLAMRLNLRDLQDPLGAQCRLLDLKNLMPGNPMAIDFSKKMAPLIDGCKDIGEQITDGVLEPMLPILPFGILDAKKQQQKPAPGTNSGNPDPRLPGGK
- a CDS encoding MCE family protein, whose translation is MTEQPNTPEGSEGGTAPKPKKSRRFAGRRNPMGIGALGVLILLMVSVSSFYLKDLPLIGAGAQYTAKFSEAAGLKTGNEVRVAGVKVGDVTGVELAGDKVDVKFRANDTWIGDQTQASIQIKTVLGQKYLALNPKGGELADPDVPFTDTVAPYDVIVAFSDASDQLESIDTDQVAKSLRTLSNAFSGTAGDIGPSLDGISRLSKTISSRDQEVQRLLRATKDSSKILADRNEEFTRLIAGAGTLLKELNKRQEDISALLASTTTLSHALTGIVRDNEEQLAPALDSLKGVTDLLTRQNGNLRDTITYMAPFYRLYANVLGNGRWFESAVTNLIPPALPQQNTTRPPNKTKLQNNGGTEAG
- a CDS encoding MCE family protein → MKSLVAPTVKLIVFAVVTVIATAMLGLTIANAGGGGRSGFKAIFTDAAMLNPGDDVRIAGVRVGKVESVEITDRNKAMVTFNVDRDALPASTQIHIRYRNLTGLRYVGLEKGPGNAAQKVKPGFVFGADPKVENTHPAVNLTELFNGFRPLFKQIAPEDVNKLAETVIKVFQGDMDTTISQLISQTSELTNALADKDKVIGDMITNLTKVLDTVNRNDEQFSSLLINTEKLVSGLASQRNSVGSAITSVSNLTTVTGSLLSKSRPSIQGDIAGVKSLSDQLNTRTDDIEKALTNLPVKLQKIGRAATFGSWFQFYACGIDVVAGNGKSTLLTKPAVGLPDINHVLYTSAATRCWRDNQRPGA
- a CDS encoding MCE family protein; protein product: MATFKRRMLGLLFFVVCIGLLAASVLKFQGVFDDKAKLTLETTSAGNTLAENSDVKIRGVLVGSVESIDVEDGGDALVKMKVDGDKLKDLPIGTTGRILPKTLFGERYVSLTIPENGHGELEDGATIQTDPRGNTKEIEDLFDGLLPVLEAIPPEDLNATLTSISQAIGGKGKDLGETFDRLNTIFTRVNANMPELQGTLRGLATFSTTYSEALPDVIDSLDSLRTTTNTIAEREGDFSSLIQTLSTASVDTTKFLRKNRRDLLDLTIDSEPFLTALAKQSPSFGCTFKNFADIIPKSEKIVGKGTENPGVRVNLQFVNPRGRYLPNQDEPRLFWEDPPARCFEPAKDGRPFGQYPGGSVPDGSYQPPSRNPGPAHVRELPQPQFSGRPAGSIYDDPDYMKQMQMVYGASSGVDPSQVPRWVTYIGGGAMQGAQVNVR